ATTCTTTTGACGGCACGGAAAATATGACGGTGCGGTTCGCCTTGGGATTCCCTGCGGTGCGCCGTCATCAAAATAAGTCTTTTTCCTGAAGCCCAATCCAGTACCGGATGCCGGTAGCCCGGCTGTACGGTATATTGAAACACATCGGTCACAGTATTGCCTGTGATATAAACACTTGATTCTTTTTTGTTTTCATGTCTCAAATTCCCTGCTGACCAGTCGGTCGGAGCGAAGTGCAGGTCGGCGAGCACGCCGGTCAGCTGACGGTTCATTTCTTCAGGATAAGGGGACAGTTTGTTCCAAGTACGCAGGCCCGCTTCTACGTGCCCTACCTGAATTTGCTGCAAAAAGGAAGCATAGCTGGCTAGAAAAGTGGTCAGCGTGTCTCCGTGCACAAGCACAAGATCAGGCCGCGCTTCCCTCAGCACGGGCTCCAGTCCTTCAAGAACGCGGATGGTAATCTCGTTCAGCGTCTGCCGATCCTTCATGACGTCCAAATCGTAATCAGGCACAATATTGAACACCTCCAGCACCTGATCGAGTAGCTGCCGGTGCTGGGCCGTCACGCAAACCAGCGATTCGATATGCTCGGGATGCTTTTGAAGCTCAAGCACCAGCGGAGCCATCTTGATCGCCTCGGGACGGACCCCAAAAATCGTCATTACTTTAATCTTGGACATAACCCATTTCCTTTCTTCTTCCGGTTCTGTTAGTCACTTCGTTCCGTACAGCCGGTCTCCTGCATCGCCGAGGCCCGGCACGATGTAGCCGTGATCGTTCAGATGGTCGTCAAGCGCGGCGACATAGATGTCAACATCCGGATGGGCTTCCTGCACGGCCGCAACGCCTTCGGGAGCGGCGATCAGATTCATCATTTTGATCTGGGTGCACCCGCGGTTCTTCAGAGAAGTAATGGCCGCGATCGCGGAGCCTCCGGTAGCCAGCATCGGATCGATGACGATCAGTTCACGCTCCTGCACATCCGTAGGCAGCTTGATATAATATTCGACGGGCTGAAGCGTCTCCGGGTCGCGGAATAGGCCGACATGACCCACCTTCGCTGCAGGGAGCAGCTTCAGAACGCCTTCAAGCATTCCGAGGCCCGCCCGCAGGATCGGAATAAGCCCCAGCATTCTGCCGGAAATAACCTTGCTCTGCGTTTCGGCGACCGGAGTCTGCACAGTAATCGTTTCCAAAGGGATATCCCGTGTAATTTCATAGGCCATCAAAGTAGCCACTTCGTCCACATGTTCCCTAAATTCCTTCGTATTGGTTCTCACATCGCGTATAAATGTCAGTTTGTGCTGAATCAAAGGATGATCGCAAATCACCAATTTTCCCATTCGCTTGTCCCTCCGGTAGTTGTAAGTCTTATGCAAGCCGAGGCGGGGCAACCCCTTTCGCGGCTAAATCCTGTATATTATATCATCCTCAGGAGCGCATTTCACCTAGGAAAGGGCAGAATACCGGGATGGAGACGCTGAGATCCCCGGACCGTCCTTAAGACGCAAGAATAAGGTCAAGTTTCCAATTCAAGGAAATGGGCTGTTATTTACAATTTCCCATTTTCATCCCATACATACTTTTCACACTTTTTTCACGCTTTTTCTTGAAAGTTACATGAACTTTCTGCATTATTTAATTCGATTTTCATTCCACTAACCGCGTATTCCTGTGAACGTTCTGTTAACCGACGCCAAACTCAAAGGTTATCCTTTAAAAAAACCCCCGCAGGCCGAAATACGGACATGCAGGGGCTTTAATGAAACGCAGGGCGGCGGCAGGCCGTACTGCGTTTCAGCATATTAGTATTGCAGAGCAGGATAGATAGGGAAGCGCTCGGTCAGCGCAGCAACCCGGCGGGCAGCGTCTTGCAGCGTCGCTTCATCCTTTGGATTCTTAAGCACAGCGGCGATAAGCTGACCGATTTCGGTCATCGCCTGCTCATCCATGCCGCGCGAAGTCACCGCAGGGGTGCCGATCCGGATGCCGCTTGTAACGAACGGACTGGTCGGATCAAACGGAATCGCATTTTTGTTAACGGTGATGCCGATGGAATCGAGCACTTTCTCCGCATCCTTGCCGGTAATGTTCAAATTGCGCGTATCGATCAGCATCAGATGGTTGTCGGTTCCGCCAGAAACGATATTGACGCCTTCGCCCAGCAGGGTTTCAGCAAGGACCTTGGCATTCTTTACCACATTCTCCGCATAGGTTTTGAAAGACGGCTGAAGGGCTTCGCCGAAGGATACGGCTTTGGCGGCGATGACATGCATCAACGGACCGCCTTGCGATCCCGGGAATACGGCCTTGTCAATCGCCGCAGCCCATGGCTGTTTACAGAGAATCATGCCGCCCCGAGGACCGCGCAGCGTCTTATGGGTAGTCGTGGTTACAAAATGGGCATGCGGAACAGGGCTCGGATGCAGCCCTGCGGCTACCAGACCGGCGATATGCGCCATGTCGACCATGAACAGCGATCCGACGTCGCTTGCGATCGAAGCCAAAGCTTCGAAATCGATCGTGCGCGGATAGGCGCTTGCGCCGGCGACGATCAGCTTCGGACGATGCTTGAATGCCGCTTTGCGCACTTCATCGTAATCGATAAGGAAGCTATCTTCCTGAACGCCGTAAGCGACAAAATTATAGAGCAGGCCGGAAGCGTTAACCGGGCTGCCGTGCGTCAAATGGCCGCCATGAGCCAGGTTCATGCCGAGTACGGTATCTCCAGGGTTGAGCGCAGCAAGATAAACGGCCATATTCGCCTGCGCGCCGGAGTGCGGCTGCACATTGGCATGATCGGCGCCGAACAGCTGCTTGGCGCGGTCGCGGGCCAAGTTCTCGACGATGTCCACATCTTCACAGCCGCCGTAGTAACGCTTGCCCGGATAACCTTCCGCGTATTTATTCGTCAATACGGAGCCCATGGCCTCGATGACCGCCTCGCTCACGATATTCTCCGAAGCGATCAGTTCGATATTGGCTTTCTGACGCTTCAACTCCAATCCCATCGCTTTCAGCACTTCCGGATCACTCTTGCGCAATTGTTCCATTTTACTTGTTTCCTCCCTGAATATAGTTTATGAGATGGGATTTATCCTTCCCTAGTCACACAGTTTCGAGCCGCTTTCCTCCTGCTTCCGGTACACGGCGCGCTCGCCGCCGATCAGCGGCGGCCGGGTGTAGGCCGCGTTCACGCGGGCTTCTCCGATATAGCGCAGCGAAGGCCGGAAAGGCACCGCGACGCGGCGCAGATGCATGCCGATCAGGGTCTCGCCGATGTCGATGCCGGCATGAGCCTGTACCGTTTCGGCCAGTACGGGATCGGTCATCGCCCGGTACGCCGCAGCGCCCATGGAACCGCCGGCGCCGGGGATCGGCACCGCCGACACTTCGGTCAGACCTAGTTGCTCCAGCAGACTCCGTTCCATCACAATTGCCCGGTTCAAATGCTCACAGCACTGGTATACCGGAGAAAAACCAAATTGCTCCGCAGCCTCGCGGACGCCGGATAACAGCTGCTCCGCCACTTCCAGCGCGCCGCCGGTGCCGATGCGCGCACCGGCTACCTCGCTCGTACTGACGCCTACAACCAGTACCTTGCCCGGCCCGATCCCGCCGGCATCCGCCAGTTCACGCAGCACGAGCAGCGTCTGTTCGGCAATAGACAGCTCCACCGCAAGAACGCGTCCGCTTCCGGACGGGTCCGGGGCGGCGAAGATTTTATCCTCCGTTCGCTTTCCGTAATGTTTCACCGCTTTACCTCCTCAGAGATCCAAGTTGTCTGATACCATCAGGATAACATGCCCGCTGCTTGCTCATTCATAAATTTTAAACAAAAAAGAGCAGTCCGCAGACTGCTGCGGAATTGCTCTTTCGCCCAGGCGACCGGCCGTTTACTCCGATGCTCCATCGTGGTTTCTCCACACTTGTCGCCAGTTACACCGGAACCGATATTTGTCTATATCATAAATCATCATGCTCCGAAAATCAACCGTCTTAACATGAAAAGACTCTGCCGTCCGTTCGGAAAACCCAAGCCTGATATTTTACAAACGGCGCAAGGCTTCAAGTTTATCCAGCAGCCTGTGAAGCGATGAACGGATTTCCGCCGCCGCATATTCGTAGTCCTCTCGGCTTCCCCCGAACGGGTCCATTATATCCGCACTAGGTATACGCTGGCGGATCTCGATAATCCGCTGCAGATCGGCGGCCTCCGGTTCTTGTCCCAGCGAAGCAGCCAGTTCCGTTCCGGCGTACAAGCTGTCAAGCTCTTCAAGGTCCCTGCGGACCGCTTCTTCGTCCTGCACGTACTCCTTCAGGGTAAACGTCTTGGATACGGCTTTTGGAAAATAGTGCAGCACAT
This region of Paenibacillus sp. URB8-2 genomic DNA includes:
- the wecB gene encoding non-hydrolyzing UDP-N-acetylglucosamine 2-epimerase, with product MSKIKVMTIFGVRPEAIKMAPLVLELQKHPEHIESLVCVTAQHRQLLDQVLEVFNIVPDYDLDVMKDRQTLNEITIRVLEGLEPVLREARPDLVLVHGDTLTTFLASYASFLQQIQVGHVEAGLRTWNKLSPYPEEMNRQLTGVLADLHFAPTDWSAGNLRHENKKESSVYITGNTVTDVFQYTVQPGYRHPVLDWASGKRLILMTAHRRESQGEPHRHIFRAVKRIADEFEDVAICYPVHPSPAVKEPAYEILGGHPRIKLIDPLDVVDLHNFYPHTHLILTDSGGLQEEAPSFGVPVLVLRDTTERPEGIEAGTLELVGTDEEKVYQRTHALLTDQDLYQSMSRAANPYGDGKASGRIVSAILHHFGVNEERPEEFHRMFTNGSEVPEVKQ
- the upp gene encoding uracil phosphoribosyltransferase, which encodes MGKLVICDHPLIQHKLTFIRDVRTNTKEFREHVDEVATLMAYEITRDIPLETITVQTPVAETQSKVISGRMLGLIPILRAGLGMLEGVLKLLPAAKVGHVGLFRDPETLQPVEYYIKLPTDVQERELIVIDPMLATGGSAIAAITSLKNRGCTQIKMMNLIAAPEGVAAVQEAHPDVDIYVAALDDHLNDHGYIVPGLGDAGDRLYGTK
- the glyA gene encoding serine hydroxymethyltransferase, translated to MEQLRKSDPEVLKAMGLELKRQKANIELIASENIVSEAVIEAMGSVLTNKYAEGYPGKRYYGGCEDVDIVENLARDRAKQLFGADHANVQPHSGAQANMAVYLAALNPGDTVLGMNLAHGGHLTHGSPVNASGLLYNFVAYGVQEDSFLIDYDEVRKAAFKHRPKLIVAGASAYPRTIDFEALASIASDVGSLFMVDMAHIAGLVAAGLHPSPVPHAHFVTTTTHKTLRGPRGGMILCKQPWAAAIDKAVFPGSQGGPLMHVIAAKAVSFGEALQPSFKTYAENVVKNAKVLAETLLGEGVNIVSGGTDNHLMLIDTRNLNITGKDAEKVLDSIGITVNKNAIPFDPTSPFVTSGIRIGTPAVTSRGMDEQAMTEIGQLIAAVLKNPKDEATLQDAARRVAALTERFPIYPALQY
- a CDS encoding TIGR01440 family protein — encoded protein: MELSIAEQTLLVLRELADAGGIGPGKVLVVGVSTSEVAGARIGTGGALEVAEQLLSGVREAAEQFGFSPVYQCCEHLNRAIVMERSLLEQLGLTEVSAVPIPGAGGSMGAAAYRAMTDPVLAETVQAHAGIDIGETLIGMHLRRVAVPFRPSLRYIGEARVNAAYTRPPLIGGERAVYRKQEESGSKLCD
- a CDS encoding low molecular weight protein arginine phosphatase; translated protein: MLHILFICTGNTCRSPMAEGLLRKLSAERGVNLEVRSAGVSAIAGTPMSRHAAAILRDEGVNDTITSSQLSGELLSWADLVLTLTQSHKRHVLHYFPKAVSKTFTLKEYVQDEEAVRRDLEELDSLYAGTELAASLGQEPEAADLQRIIEIRQRIPSADIMDPFGGSREDYEYAAAEIRSSLHRLLDKLEALRRL